A genomic stretch from Thermomonospora umbrina includes:
- a CDS encoding ABC transporter ATP-binding protein: MNTAISVSGLVKTFGRARALDGLDLTVVPGEVHGFLGPNGAGKSTTIRVLLGLLRADAGSAELLGGDPWRDAATLHRRLAYVPGDVTLWPNLSGGEVIDLLGRLRGGLNRQRRADLLERFELDPRKKGRAYSKGNRQKVALVAAFASDVELLILDEPTSGLDPLMEEVFQRCVEDERRRGRTVLLSSHILSEVEALCDRVTIIRKGRAVESGTLADLRHLTRTSIHVELSRPPDGLAALPGVHDLEADGAKVRFEVDSARLDGVLRHLVDIGVVSLVSRPPTLEELFLRHYTGDRDAEARAEVAAR, translated from the coding sequence CTGGTGAAGACCTTCGGCCGGGCACGCGCGCTCGACGGGCTCGACCTGACCGTCGTCCCCGGAGAGGTGCACGGCTTCCTCGGCCCCAACGGCGCCGGCAAGTCCACCACGATCCGAGTGCTGCTGGGGCTGCTGCGGGCGGACGCGGGCTCCGCCGAGCTGCTCGGCGGCGATCCCTGGCGGGACGCGGCGACGCTGCACCGGCGGCTCGCGTACGTTCCCGGCGACGTCACGCTGTGGCCGAACCTGTCCGGGGGCGAGGTGATCGACCTCCTCGGGCGACTGCGCGGCGGGCTGAACCGGCAGCGTCGCGCCGACCTCCTGGAGCGGTTCGAGCTGGATCCGCGCAAGAAGGGCCGCGCCTACTCCAAGGGCAACCGGCAGAAGGTGGCGCTGGTCGCGGCGTTCGCCTCCGACGTGGAGCTGCTCATCCTGGACGAGCCCACCTCCGGCCTCGACCCGCTGATGGAGGAGGTCTTCCAGCGGTGCGTCGAGGACGAGCGGCGGCGCGGCCGAACGGTGCTGCTCTCCAGCCACATCCTCAGCGAGGTCGAGGCGCTCTGCGACCGGGTCACCATCATCCGCAAGGGCCGTGCGGTGGAGTCCGGGACATTGGCCGACCTGCGCCACCTCACCCGCACCTCCATCCACGTCGAGCTGTCCCGGCCGCCGGACGGGCTGGCCGCCCTGCCCGGTGTGCACGATCTGGAGGCCGACGGGGCCAAGGTGCGGTTCGAGGTGGACAGCGCCCGCCTCGACGGCGTGCTGCGGCATCTGGTCGACATCGGCGTGGTGAGCCTGGTCAGCCGGCCGCCCACGCTGGAGGAGCTGTTCCTGCGGCACTACACCGGCGATCGGGACGCCGAGGCGAGGGCCGAGGTGGCGGCACGATGA